One window of the Paraburkholderia sp. PGU19 genome contains the following:
- the lplT gene encoding lysophospholipid transporter LplT, giving the protein MKKGFYTIMAAQFFSSLADNALLIAAIALLKDLHAPNWMTPLLKLFFVLSYVVLAAFVGAFADSRPKGRVMFVTNTIKVVGCLTMLIGAHPLLAYGIVGFGAAAYSPAKYGILTELLPPDRLVAANGWIEGTTVGSIILGTVLGGALISPHIASHVIKHTPSAIHTPAEAAMLIIILIYIIAALFNLRIPDTGARYPRQAHGPIKLITDFADCFLVLWRDKLGQISLAVTTLFWGAGATLQFIVLKWAEVSLGMSLSEGAILQAVVAVGVAAGAMVAAARVPLKKSLSVLPVGIIMGIAVMLMAFYTKHLFPSHWGFYFGRMHVPGYLIFAYIFLMIVGALSGFFVVPMNALLQHRGHVLLSAGHSIAVQNFNENLSVLVMLCLYAVLVWLDVPVAIVIVLFGTFVCVMMWLVMRRHQANQRAFDSVSLIGEARH; this is encoded by the coding sequence ATGAAAAAAGGTTTTTACACCATTATGGCCGCGCAGTTTTTTTCGTCGCTGGCCGACAATGCGCTTCTGATCGCTGCTATTGCACTGCTGAAAGATCTTCACGCCCCGAACTGGATGACGCCGCTGCTCAAGCTGTTTTTTGTGCTGTCGTACGTCGTGCTCGCGGCTTTTGTCGGCGCCTTCGCGGACTCCCGTCCGAAGGGCCGTGTGATGTTCGTGACCAATACGATCAAGGTGGTCGGTTGCCTCACGATGCTGATCGGCGCGCATCCGCTGCTGGCGTACGGCATCGTCGGCTTTGGCGCCGCCGCCTACTCGCCCGCCAAATACGGCATTCTCACCGAGCTGCTCCCGCCTGACCGCCTCGTCGCCGCGAACGGCTGGATTGAAGGCACGACCGTCGGCTCGATCATTCTCGGCACCGTGCTCGGCGGCGCACTGATCAGCCCGCATATTGCATCGCACGTCATCAAGCATACGCCGTCCGCGATCCATACGCCGGCCGAAGCCGCGATGCTCATCATCATCCTGATCTACATCATTGCCGCGCTCTTCAATCTGCGCATTCCCGACACGGGCGCCCGCTATCCGCGCCAGGCGCACGGACCGATCAAGCTCATCACTGATTTCGCCGACTGCTTTCTCGTGCTGTGGCGCGACAAGCTGGGCCAGATTTCGCTCGCCGTCACGACGCTGTTCTGGGGCGCGGGCGCGACGCTGCAGTTCATCGTGCTGAAGTGGGCGGAAGTGTCGCTCGGCATGTCGCTGTCGGAAGGCGCAATCCTGCAGGCCGTGGTCGCCGTGGGCGTCGCGGCGGGCGCGATGGTCGCCGCCGCGCGCGTGCCGTTGAAGAAGTCGCTGTCGGTGCTGCCCGTCGGCATCATCATGGGCATCGCGGTGATGCTGATGGCCTTCTATACGAAACATCTGTTTCCGTCGCACTGGGGCTTCTACTTCGGCAGGATGCACGTCCCCGGTTATCTGATCTTTGCCTATATCTTCCTGATGATCGTCGGTGCGCTGTCGGGGTTCTTCGTCGTACCGATGAACGCGCTGCTCCAGCATCGCGGGCACGTGCTGCTGTCGGCGGGTCACTCGATCGCCGTGCAGAACTTCAACGAAAATCTCTCCGTGCTCGTGATGCTGTGCCTGTACGCCGTGCTCGTGTGGCTCGACGTGCCCGTCGCGATCGTGATCGTGCTGTTCGGCACCTTCGTGTGCGTGATGATGTGGCTCGTGATGCGGCGCCATCAGGCGAACCAGCGCGCGTTCGATTCCGTGTCGCTGATCGGCGAAGCGCGGCACTGA
- the alr gene encoding alanine racemase: protein MPRPVSATIHTAALANNLAVARRYAPKSKIWAVVKANAYGHGLARAFPGLRATDGFGLLDLEEAVKLRELGWAGPILLLEGFFRPTDIDVIDRYSLTTALHSDEQLRMLEMARLSKPVNIQLKMNSGMNRLGYTPEKFRAAWERARACQGVGQITLMTHFSDADSERGITHQMEAFERGAQGIAGARSLSNSAATLWYPEAHFDWVRPGVMLYGASPSGLSAEIKDTGLQPAMTLSSELIAVQTLTEGSTIGYGSIFTARAGMRVGVVACGYADGYPRVAPEGTPVIVDGIRTRIVGRVSMDMITVDLTPCPQANVGSRVELWGAQLPIDDVAQSCGTIGYELMCAVAPRVPVRAE from the coding sequence ATGCCGCGCCCAGTCTCAGCCACGATTCATACCGCCGCCCTCGCCAATAACCTCGCAGTTGCCCGCCGTTATGCGCCGAAGTCCAAGATCTGGGCCGTCGTCAAGGCCAACGCCTACGGTCACGGGCTCGCGCGAGCGTTCCCGGGTTTGCGCGCAACCGACGGCTTTGGTTTGCTCGACCTCGAAGAAGCCGTGAAGTTGCGTGAATTGGGCTGGGCCGGGCCAATTTTGTTGCTCGAAGGCTTTTTCCGGCCGACGGATATCGACGTGATCGACCGCTACAGCCTGACCACGGCGCTGCATTCGGACGAGCAATTGCGCATGCTGGAAATGGCGCGTCTGTCCAAGCCCGTCAATATCCAGCTGAAAATGAACAGCGGCATGAACCGGCTCGGCTACACGCCCGAGAAGTTCCGCGCCGCGTGGGAGCGCGCGCGGGCCTGCCAGGGCGTGGGTCAGATCACGTTGATGACCCATTTCTCGGACGCCGACAGCGAGCGCGGCATCACCCATCAGATGGAAGCGTTCGAGCGCGGCGCGCAGGGCATCGCGGGCGCGCGCAGCCTGTCCAATTCGGCCGCTACGCTCTGGTATCCGGAGGCGCATTTCGACTGGGTGCGCCCGGGCGTGATGCTGTACGGCGCGTCGCCTTCGGGCTTGAGCGCGGAGATCAAGGACACGGGCCTGCAACCGGCGATGACCCTGAGTTCGGAACTGATCGCCGTGCAGACGCTCACGGAAGGCAGCACGATCGGCTACGGCTCGATTTTCACCGCGCGCGCAGGCATGCGCGTCGGCGTCGTGGCGTGTGGCTACGCGGACGGCTATCCGCGTGTTGCGCCGGAAGGCACGCCCGTGATCGTCGACGGCATCCGCACGCGGATCGTCGGGCGTGTGTCGATGGACATGATTACCGTCGATCTCACGCCGTGTCCGCAGGCGAACGTCGGCTCGCGCGTCGAGCTGTGGGGCGCGCAACTGCCCATCGACGACGTTGCTCAGTCATGCGGCACGATCGGCTATGAGCTGATGTGCGCCGTCGCGCCGCGCGTGCCCGTGCGCGCCGAATAA
- the radA gene encoding DNA repair protein RadA has protein sequence MAKQKTLYICTECGGQSPKWQGQCPACNAWNTLVESVAESPSAHRFQALAKSQPVQRLAEIHASDVPRFSTGVGEFDRVLGGGLVAGGVVLIGGDPGIGKSTLLLQSLAEIASERRALYVSGEESAAQIALRAQRLSLLEPGSHASELKLLAEIQLEKIQATIADERPDVAVIDSIQTIYSEALTSAPGSVAQVRECAAQLTRVAKQSGTAIIMVGHVTKEGSLAGPRVLEHIVDTVLYFEGDTHSSFRLVRAFKNRFGAVNELGVFAMTERGLRGVANPSALFLSQHEQIVPGSCVLVTQEGTRPLLVEVQALVDAANVPNPRRLAVGLEQNRLAMLLAVLHKHAGIACFDQDVFLNAVGGVKITEPAADLAVLLAIHSSMRNKPLPKGLIVFGEVGLAGEIRPSPRGQERLKEAAKLGFSIALIPKANAPKQAIDGLQVIAVERIEQAIDRIRTLE, from the coding sequence TTGGCTAAACAAAAAACGTTGTACATCTGCACGGAATGCGGCGGGCAGTCACCGAAGTGGCAGGGCCAATGCCCTGCGTGCAATGCGTGGAACACACTCGTCGAATCGGTTGCGGAGTCGCCTTCCGCGCACCGCTTTCAGGCGCTCGCCAAGAGCCAGCCGGTCCAGCGGCTCGCCGAGATTCATGCGTCGGACGTGCCGCGCTTCTCGACGGGCGTCGGCGAGTTCGATCGCGTGCTCGGCGGCGGGCTGGTGGCGGGCGGCGTGGTGCTGATCGGCGGCGATCCGGGGATCGGCAAATCGACTCTGCTGCTGCAGTCGCTCGCGGAAATCGCCAGCGAGCGGCGCGCACTCTACGTGAGCGGCGAGGAGTCGGCGGCGCAGATTGCGTTGCGCGCGCAACGGTTGTCGCTGCTCGAACCGGGTTCGCATGCCAGCGAGCTGAAACTGCTCGCCGAAATCCAGCTGGAGAAAATCCAGGCGACCATCGCCGACGAAAGGCCGGACGTCGCCGTGATCGACTCGATCCAGACCATCTATTCGGAAGCGCTGACGTCGGCGCCTGGGTCGGTGGCGCAGGTGCGCGAATGCGCGGCGCAACTGACGCGCGTCGCCAAGCAATCGGGCACGGCCATCATCATGGTCGGGCACGTAACGAAAGAGGGCAGCCTCGCGGGCCCGCGTGTGCTCGAGCATATCGTCGATACCGTGCTGTATTTCGAAGGCGACACACATTCGTCGTTCCGGCTGGTGCGTGCGTTCAAGAACCGCTTCGGCGCCGTCAACGAGCTGGGCGTGTTCGCGATGACGGAACGCGGCCTGCGCGGCGTCGCGAATCCCTCGGCGCTGTTCCTGTCGCAGCACGAGCAGATCGTGCCCGGCTCGTGCGTGCTGGTCACGCAAGAGGGCACGCGGCCGCTGCTGGTCGAAGTGCAGGCGCTCGTCGACGCGGCGAACGTGCCGAATCCGCGCCGGCTCGCCGTCGGCCTCGAACAGAACCGTCTCGCCATGTTGCTCGCCGTGCTGCACAAGCACGCGGGCATCGCCTGTTTCGATCAGGACGTGTTCCTGAACGCGGTGGGCGGCGTGAAGATCACCGAACCCGCCGCCGACCTCGCCGTGCTGCTCGCGATTCATTCGTCGATGCGCAACAAGCCGCTGCCGAAGGGACTGATCGTATTCGGCGAAGTGGGATTGGCGGGTGAGATCCGGCCGTCGCCGCGCGGTCAGGAACGTCTGAAGGAAGCCGCGAAACTCGGCTTTTCGATTGCGCTGATTCCGAAGGCGAATGCGCCGAAGCAAGCCATCGACGGATTGCAGGTGATTGCCGTCGAGCGCATCGAGCAGGCCATCGACCGTATCCGAACGCTCGAATAG
- a CDS encoding DUF2866 domain-containing protein, which translates to MKQSHESSGEFLSNLRGCRVSAPIQGLWGGGCRIVEWIDTTGQISRRVVAEDVTADEVRATIRHHVEGRKHRLIDDEREPRQTLPRR; encoded by the coding sequence TTGAAACAGTCTCATGAATCCTCAGGCGAGTTTCTCTCGAACCTGCGCGGCTGTCGCGTATCCGCGCCCATTCAAGGGCTTTGGGGCGGCGGCTGCCGCATCGTCGAGTGGATCGACACGACCGGGCAGATTTCGCGGCGTGTGGTCGCGGAAGATGTGACGGCCGACGAAGTGCGGGCGACCATCCGGCATCACGTTGAAGGCCGCAAGCACCGGTTGATCGACGACGAGCGGGAGCCACGGCAGACCTTGCCGCGGCGCTAA